In Catenulispora sp. GP43, the genomic window GAAGATCGCGCCGACCCCGCCGGGCGCCAGCGTCGGCGACGCCGAGCACGGCACGAGCCCGGCCGCCGGCGGGGCGATCGTGAACAGCTTCCTGCCGCTGGACAGGTCGTAGCCGGCGGCCCCGCTGTCGCCGATGCGGACGACGCTGTGCGCGGTCTGCCAGAGGCCGACCAGGTTGTCATGGGTGTCGGAGGTGCTCCAGGCCTGCTTGAGCGTGGCCGTCGGCATGTTCCCGCCCGAACCGGCCTGGTCGTTCTTGCTCGACGACTTGTGCAGGACGAAGTACCCGGCGCCGGCCGCGATCAGGACCACGACGAGAAGGCCGCTGATGATCCAACCAGCCTTGCTCTTCTTCTTCGGCGGCGTCGGATACGGGTTCTGCGGTATGGGATTTCCGTACTGTGGCGGCGGCGCGTACCCCTGGTTCGGGTAGTTCGCTTGGCCCGGGTAGCCCCCTTGGCCCGGGAAGCCCCCTTGCCCCGGGTAGTTCGCCTGACCCTGATAGTTCGGCGGATATCCGGGCGGTGGAGCGGTGGTTCCCTGCGCAGGCCAATTGGCCGGCCCCTCGTTGCCGGGTCCCGTTGTCATCCTGTCGTCACCTCACGTGCTGGTTGAGTGCTGCCGCCATATGGCGATCACGCGACGGGCAGTGTACCGAGCGCCCTCGCATCAGCCCGCGCGCCCCAGCCCGACCGTGATACCGCCGGCACCCTCCGGCGCCTCGACGATCGTTGTCAGCCGTCCCCCTGGCTGATCATCAGGGTGCGAACTATAGCGCGAGAATTTCCGGCTACTGAGTCCCCTCCCGCATCCCCCACGGGGACCCGTACTCCACCAGCAGATCCAGGAACGGCCGCGGCGCGAACGCCTCCGGCCCCAGCACCCCGGACCCGCTCCACACCCCGCTCGCCAGCAGCTCCAGCGCCACCACCGGGTTGATCGCGGTCTGCCAGACCACGGCCTGCGAGCCGTACTCGCGCATCGACCACTCGTTGTCGACCACGTGGTACAGGTACACCTCGCGGGGCACGCCGTCCTTGGTGCCGCTCACCCAGGTCCCGGCGCAGGTCTTGCCGCGCATGCGGTCGCCGAGCGTGGCCGGGTCCGGGAGCGCGGCGGCGACCACGTCGCGCGGGGACACCGCCGCCGGCCCCCGGTCGCTGGCGACCACGAGCGGCTCGGTGCGGTCCAGGCCCAGCTCGTGCAGGGTCTTCAGCTTGCCGATGAAGTCGTCGCCGAGCCCGTACTTGAACGTCACGCGCTTGGCGTCGACCCAGCGCGGGACCAGCAGGACCTCCTCGTGCTCGACGTTCACGCACTCCACCGGCCCGATGCCCTCCGGGAAGTCGAACACCTCCGGCTCGCTGAACGGAGCCGTGGTGAACCAGCCGCGGTCGCGCTCGTAGACCACCGGCGGGTTCAGGCACTCCTCGATCGTGGTCCAGATGCTGAACGACGGGGCGAAGTCGTAGCCCTCGACGGTCAGGTTCGCGCCGTCGCGGATGCCGATCTCGTCGATCTCGTCGAACAGCTCGTCGGCGGCGTAGCGCGCGAAGACGTCCGACAGCCCCGGCTCGACGCCCATCCCGACCAGCGCCAGCACACCGGCCTTCTCCCACTCCGGGGCGCGGGCGAACTGCGCGTCGCCGAGCTTCTCGCCGCACTCCTGGTAGGGCCGCTCGGGGTGCGGGTGGGACAGCGACATCGCCATGTCCAGGTAGCCGGCGCCGGCGGCCAGGGCGGCGTCGAACAGCGGCAGCACGAAGCGCGGGTCGGTGGCGTTCAGCAGGACGTCGCAGCGGTGCTCGGCGAGCAGCGCGAGCACGGCGTCGCGGTCGGAGGCGTCGACGCGGGCCGCGCCGAACCGGGCGTCGCCGCCGAGCGCGGCCACCGCCGCCTCGGCGCGCGCCGGGTCGTAGTCGGCGACCACGAAGTGCTCGAAGAAGGAACGGCGGGCGGCGATACGGGTCACGGCGGTGCCCACACCGCCGGCGCCCACGAGAAGGATTCGCATACGCAGAGCGAACCGCCCCGGTGTTCTTAACGTCAATGGCGTTGGCATAAGCGCGCTAGGCTGCCGGCATGCCCCCGAAACCCGTGACCCCCGAGACCGCGCGCCGCCGCCGGCGTCCTACCAAGGCCGGGACGGTCCTGACCCACGACATGATCGTCGCCACCGCGCTGCGGATGCTGGCCGAGCACGGCGCCGAAGGGCTGTCCGCGCGGCGTCTCGGGCTGGCCCTGGGCGCCGACCCCAGCGCCGTCTACCGCTACTTCGCCGGCATGGACGACCTGGTGCTGGCCATCGCCGACGAGCTGATCCACCAGGCGCTGACCGACTGGGAGCCGACCGGCCGCTGGCAGGCGGACCTGCGGGCGCTGGGCACCGGCATCCACCGCGCCTACCTCGCCCACCCGCAGGCCGCGCAGCTCACCGCGAACCGGGTGTCGGGCCGCACCCACGAGATCGCCGCCGACGAGACCATCCTGGGGATCCTGCACGGCGCCGGCTTCCGCGGCCCCGCCGCCGCCCGGATCTACCACGCCTTCATCGACCAGACGCTGGCCTTCGCGGCCCTGGACGCGGCCTCCCTCGCACTCCCGGAGGCGGCGCGCGAAGCCGACGAGCGGCAGTGGCAGGCCACGTACGCGCGGCTGCCGGCCACCACGCACCCGCACATCGCGGCCGCAGCGCCGTTGCTGGTGGCGCGGATGAACGACAGCGCCTACCCCGCAGCGCTCGATCTCTTGCTGGCCGGCGCCGCCGCCGAACTCGAAGCCTGATACGCGCCGCGCCCGAGTGGCGCCGCCCGCCCCGAAACAGGCTCACCGCACCGTTCGCGGCATACGGTTCCTTGCTCCTTGCTCCTTGCTCCTTGCTCCTTGCTCCGTCCCCGCAATCTCGACGAAGCCCGTCCGGCAGCCGGATTCCCATGATGAACCTGCTACCCGACGTCGCTTCGAAGGAGACGGCACCGTGAACGTCGACAAGTCCGCAGGCCTGTCCCCGGGCGGGACACGCCTGGATCCCCGCGCCTGGACGGCGCTCATCCTGCTGTGCGCGGCCAACTTCATGGTGATCCTCGACTCGCAGGCCGTGATCCTCGCCGCGCCGACGATCGCCCGGTCGCTGAAGATGACCCCCGGCGCCGCCCAGTGGGTGATCAGCGCCAACCTGATCACCTTCGGCGGACTGCTGCTGCTCGGCGGGCGGGCCGCGGACCTGCTCGGCCGGCGGCGGCTGTTCCTCATCGGCACGGCGCTGTACCTGGCCGTGTCGCTGCTGTCCGGCTTCGCCTCGAACGGCGACGTCCTGATCACCGCCCGGGCGCTGCACGGCGTGGCCACGGCGATGATGGCGCCGACCGCGCTGTCGATCCTCACCACCATGTTCCCCGAGGGGCGGGGCCGGACCAAGGCGCTGGCCGCGTGGCAGGGCATCGCCGGGCTGGGCGCGACGGCCGCGCTGATCATCGGCGGCGAGCTCGTCTCCCACTTCGGCTGGCGCTGGATCTTCCTGATGAACGTGCCGGTCGGGGTCGCGATGCTGGTCGCCGGGCCGCTGCTGCTCACCGAGAGCCGGGACCTGTCGGCGGGCCGGCGCTACGACCTGGCCGGCGCCCTGACCAGCACCTCTGCGCTGCTGCTGATCGTGTACGCGGTCACCAAGGCGCCGGACAACGGCTGGACCGGTTCCAAGACGCTGGGGATGTTCGGCGGTGCCGTCGCGCTGTTCGTGCTGTTCGCGATCATCGAGAGCCGGGTGGACAGCCCGCTGGTGCCGTTGCGGATCCTGCGCTCCGGCTCGCTGGTCGGCGGGAACCTGGCCACGGTCGCGATGGGCATGGGGGTGTGGGGCCTGTCGCTGTGCGCCGCGGAGTACGCCCAAGGCGGTCTCGGCTACACCACGCTGCAGTACGGCGTGAAGGGCTCGCCGCTGCCGGCGATGGCACTGGTCGCCGCGTTCGCCGGACAGCGGCTGATCGGCCGCTTCGGCCCCCGGCGGGTGACCGCGGTGTGCTCGGTCCTGCTCATAGGCGGCAGCCTGCTGCTGGTCCACGCGGTCGAGAACGGCGGCGGCTACGGCTCCGTCTTCGCCGGCCTCGCGGTCTTCGGCGCCGGCCTCGGCCTGGCCACGACCGCCTGCTCCACCGCGGCCCTGTCCGGCATCGCCCGCCGCGACGCGGGCCTGGCCTCCGGCTTCAACGCCGCCGCGTTCCAGATCGGCGGCAGCTTCGGCATCGCGACCGTCACCACCGTGATCGTCTCGCACTCCGTCGGGGCGTCGCAGCAGGCTGCCATGACGGCGGGCTTCAAGGCCGGGTTCGTGGCCACCGCCTACTTCGGCGCCGCCGCCCTGGCCCTGGCGCTCGTCGTCATGCCCGGCCGCCGGCGCAGCCGGGAGGCGGAACAGGCCGCCATGGCCGCCGCGGCCGCGCAGGACTCCGGGGCCGTCCCGGTCGATATTTGATCGAGTCGATATCTGATTGATCGGAAACCGAATGCGGGAGTGAATAGAGAGCATGTCGCTGCCGGCCCCCTCGTTGCCCACCGACCGCCTTCTGTTGCGTGCCTTCGACGACACGGACGCGGACGCCCTCTACGCGCTGCACAGCGACGCCTTCGTCCTGCGCTACTGGGACTCCCCGCCGTGGAGCGAACCCGGCCGCGCCGAGAAGTTCCTCGCGGGATGTCGGCAGATGGCGCAGGAGGGCACCGGGGCACGGCTGGCCGTGGAACGCCTCGCCGACGGCGCGTTCCTCGGCTGGTGCAGCTTGAGCGGGTGGAACCCGGATTTCCGCAGTGCCGCCCTGGGTTACTGCTACAACGCTGCGGCATGGGGCCACGGCTACGCGACCGAGGCGGCGCGCGCTTTGCTGGGGTGGGCTTTCGACACGCTGGACCTGAACCGGGTGCAGTCCGAGACTGATACGCGCAACGTGGCGTCGGCCCGCGTGCTGGAGAAGCTCGGCTTCGTGCGTGAGGGGACGCTGCGGGAGGACTGCGTCGTCAACGGCGACGTCTCGGACTCGTGGGTGTACGGGCTGCTCAGACGAGAGTGGCGGGGGTAGCGGGGGCAACCTTCGCGAGCGCGGCGCGAAGGGGCGCCACCGAGATGAGCGGGTGAACCCGGCCCGGCTCCCTACCTCAGGCTCGATCCGCTGACTGCGGGCTTGCCGGCCCCGAGGAAGAAGATCCCGGGGTAGCCGGCCGTGGAGAACTTGTCGTTGACGTTGCCCTCCAGGACCGAATCGCGGATCGTCAGGGTGCCGGTGCGGTTGTTGCTGACGTAGAACAGCGCGCCGCCGCCCTCGTGCGCGTCGTTGTGCTCGATGCGGGTGCCGGCGATCGTCACGGTGTAGTCGTCGCCGTCGGTGTAGATCGCGCCCCCGCTGCCGCCGCCGGGCGTGCCGGCCTCGGCGGGGTTGGCGCCGGTGCCGATCGCCTGGTTGTAGGACATGACGCAGTCGATGACGTCCCAGGACACGCCGATACTGCTCAGCGCCCCGCCGTTGGAGCACACCCCGCCCTGGCCCGGACTGCCGCCGAAGGTGCTGTCCACGACGTAGACCGGCAGGTTCTGCCACTGCTGCAACGCCCGCACCGCCGCGCCGCCGAGGTCGGGCCCGGTGCCGTCGCACCGGTTCCCGACGAAGCGGGCGTTGACGATCGCCAGCCGGCCCCCGCTGGCGAACACCGCGCCCCCGCCGCCGCCGAAGGCCTGCTGCCCGGTGGAGTCGCCGTCGGCGAAGGTGATGTTCTGCAACGTCAGCTGCGGCTGGGACTGGTTCTGGCAGTGCGACGTCGTCCAGGTCTGCGCCTGGTCGCAGGTGTTCATGTACAGGATGCGGCGCCGCCCGCCGCCGCTGAGCGTGACCCTGCCGCCGCCGTCGAGCACGACGCGCGCGGAGGAGTTGACCACCTTGGCGGTGGCGGCCATGGTGATCACGACCGGCGCCGGACCGCACGAGAACGTGACCACCCCGCCCTTGGCGACAGCCGCGACCACGGACGCCGAGGTACAGCTCGCCGCCGTGCCGTCACCGACGACGGTGGTGGGGTGCGAGGTGTCGACCGGCTGTCCCGCCGCCGGAATCGGGGCGTGGCCGTCGGGATTGCCGAACGACGACGGCGACGCGGCGGGGGCGGTGGTGGCGCTCGTCGTCGCAGCCGCCGAGGAGGACGTGCGAGACGGAGCGGCGCTGCTACTGGTGGCGCCGGCCGGTGTGGCAGAAGGTGAAGGCACCGAACTCGCCGCCGGCCGGCCCTGCGCGGCGGCCGAGGCGCCGGAACCGCAGGCCGCAGTACTCACCGACAGGGCGACGGCGATGAGCGCGAACGATGTTCGAACGAGTGGTCGCTTGGAGGACACCCGCAGAGACTAGCCCCTGGGCTCAGCGCATCAGGGCGCTTTGGCGGGGTCGGAGTCAGTGGCCCTGCTCGTCCGGCAACGCCCACCGCCACACGCACGTCCGGATCCCCTTGCCGCCCTCAGCCAGATACGGCACCTCCTGCGCCGCGCTGCCGTCCTGCAGAGCGCTGTCATAAACCAGGCAGGCGTGCCGGGCCAAGTCGACGGCGTCGCCGGACACGGTGACCATCTCGGGGCAGCCGGTGCCCTGCGCGTGAGTGGGGGCGGGGAGTCCGTCGGGCCAGAACTGCGTCGCGGAGCTCGTGCTGACCGGGCACTCGTAGGCGAGGCGGACAGCGGTCCCGACGTAGGGCGCCTGGGACTGGGATGCGCTCGACGTCTTGAGCGCTGCGAGCGCATTGTAGGCGGCGACGACCGGCGCGGGGTACGCGCCCCCGGACAGCCTACGCGGCAGGGCATTGGCACGCACCGTCTGGTACCCGCCGCCGGCGCGCTGCACGCCGAGGACCGTGTCGCCGACGTCGGGCATCGGCGCGCCGCCGCTGGGGGTGAGGGCGGCAGGCTGTCCCGCCAGATCCTTCTGCAGCCCGGACACCAGCGTCTGCAGGTCCGCCGAGCCCAGGTGGAACCAGAAGTCCGAGCCGAGGACGACGCTGCCGTCGGCATAGACCGCGATCTCCGGCGCCAGATAGCCCAAGGAGCCGAAGGGGCTGTTGCCGCCGACGGTGCTCAGCTCGGCGACCCGTGCGCCGTGGATGCTGACGGGCGGGATCGTACCGACGATCAGCGGCGGCGACATCACGCCGCCGCCCGCGGGTGTCGTCGTGGTCGAGGTTGCGGTCGAGGTCGAGGTCGAGGTCGAGGGGGACAGGGGCGGGGTCGGCGAGCTCGTCGAGCTCGTCGCGGACCCGGCAGCCGACGGCTTCGCCGCCCCCGAGCCGCAAGCAGCCGCCAGGCAGGCGACTGCCATCAGACACAGCGCAGCCCGAACTCTTGAAGCCATAACGATCCCCGTCCCCTAGCGACCAGTCTCAGGGCTCGAATTCCCCGGACCGTCCTCCCCACGATGCATTGGACACTATCCCAACACAAGGCGATACCCGGGTGAAACAAGATGAATAGAGCGTGCGCCCCGTGTCAACCTCCTCCATCAGCGTTTCCGCGGGCTCGTTGCGGTTAACCGACCGGTGTGACTGGCAACAGCGTCCTGCTCGCGCTCGTGGTGGCCACAGCGCTGGGCTTCGACTTCACCAACGGTTTCCATGACACCGGCAACGCGATGGCCACCTCCATCGCCACCGGCGCGCTCCCGCCGCGGGTCGCCGTCGCCGTGTCCAGCGTGCTGAACCTGGTCGGCGCGTTCTTGTCGTTCAGCGTCGCGGCGACCATCGCCAGCGGGCTGGTGCAGACGCATCTGGTGACGCTTCCGATGGTGTTCGCCGGACTGGCCGGCGGCATCCTGTGGAACCTCGCCACGTGGTACCTCGGGCTGCCCTCCAGTTCCTCGCACGCCCTGATCGGCGGGGTCGTCGGGGCGAGCCTGGCCGCGGCCGGCGGCCACGCCGTGCAGTGGCACGGCATCACCTCCAAGGTCATCCTGCCCGCGATCCTGTCGCCGGTGATCGCCGGGATGATCGCCGCCGTCGGGACCTTCCTGGTCTACCGGATCACCCGCGGTGTGCCGGACGGCCTGCGGGGCCGCGGCTTCCGGCTCGGGCAGATCGGCTCGGCGTCCATGGTCTCCCTGGCGCACGGCACCAACGACGCGCAGAAGACCATGGGCATCATCACCCTGGCGCTCATCGCCAACGGCTCGCTCGGCGCCCACGCCAAGGCCCCGGTGTGGGTCATCGTCTCCTGCGCGCTGGCGATCAGCCTGGGCACCTACGTCGGCGGCTGGCGGGTGATCAGGACCCTGGGCAAGGGCCTGGTGGAGATCGAGTCGCCGCAGGGCATGGCCGCCGAGTCGGCCTCCGCCGCGGTGATCCTGCTGTCCAGCAGCTTCGGCTACTCGCTGTCCACCACGCACGTCGCCACCGGCTCGATCCTGGGCTCCGGCGTCGGCAAGACCGGCGCCGAGGTGCGCTGGTCGGTCGCCGGCCGGATGGCGGTGGCCTGGGTGCTGACGCTGCCGGCCGCCGGCCTGGTCGGCGCCGTGGCCTACGCGACGTCCCACGGCATCGGCGGGACCGCCGGCACCTCCACCATCTTCGTGGTGCTCGCGGCCTGCGTGACGGGCATCTACCTCGCCTCGCGCCGCACCGCGGTGACGGCGTCGAACGTCAACAGCCAGTGGTCCGGCTCGGTGGTGCCGGCCGGCCCGGTCCCGGCCGGCGCGGCCGCGTGAGGACGGAAGGGAACCGGTGAGCGTGAACTCCTGGATCAATCTGAACGCGCTGTGGAAGATCGTCGTGATCGGCCTGCTCGCCGGCGCCGGGCTGCCCGTACTGTTCGCCGTCGGGCTACGGGTCTTGGCGCCCCGCGCCGGCGAGCAGGCCGGCTCGCAGACCGTCGTCGAGACGACGCGGGACGTGCGCGCCAGACTGGCCGCGGGGCTCTGCTTCGTCGGCGTGCTGGCCGCCATGGCCTGGGGCGTCTACAGCATCGTCCACAACAGCTGACGGGCTGCGCCGACTGCGCTGCGCGAGCATCCCGCCGATGCCGGCCAGGCAGGCCAGGAGCGCCGAGATCCCGGCGAATCCGAGGACTGCCATCGAGGCCGCGCAGGCGATCGCCGCCGCGAGGCGCGTCCGGCCGGTCAGCACCCGCGTCGCCGAGGCCATGGAGGCCACGTAGACGACCAGGAACAGGGCGGTCGTCAGGGTGATCATCCGGGTCGCGTCGACGAGGCCGAAGGCTTCGGCGGTCAGCTCGACGCAGCCGGCCAGGGCGATCCAGGCGAAGAAGCCGCGGGTGCTGGTGCCTTGGGCGGCCCGGGCGGTCTCAGGACTCTGCTGCGGCTGCGGCTGGCGCTCTGCGCGCAAGTGCGTCACCAACGCGGCCGCCCCGGTCATGTAGGCGTTCACCGCCGCCAGCGTCAGAAGCACCGCCGCTCCCGCCGCGATGGCCGGTCCCCCAGAACCGACAGCGACCCGCAGCAGGTCGGCGGCCGGGACCGTTCCGGCGGCACCGGCTCCGAGCACTGCGACCACGGCCACGGCCAGGGCCAGGTAGACGATCGCGGTCACAGCGAAGGCGATC contains:
- a CDS encoding saccharopine dehydrogenase family protein yields the protein MRILLVGAGGVGTAVTRIAARRSFFEHFVVADYDPARAEAAVAALGGDARFGAARVDASDRDAVLALLAEHRCDVLLNATDPRFVLPLFDAALAAGAGYLDMAMSLSHPHPERPYQECGEKLGDAQFARAPEWEKAGVLALVGMGVEPGLSDVFARYAADELFDEIDEIGIRDGANLTVEGYDFAPSFSIWTTIEECLNPPVVYERDRGWFTTAPFSEPEVFDFPEGIGPVECVNVEHEEVLLVPRWVDAKRVTFKYGLGDDFIGKLKTLHELGLDRTEPLVVASDRGPAAVSPRDVVAAALPDPATLGDRMRGKTCAGTWVSGTKDGVPREVYLYHVVDNEWSMREYGSQAVVWQTAINPVVALELLASGVWSGSGVLGPEAFAPRPFLDLLVEYGSPWGMREGTQ
- a CDS encoding TetR/AcrR family transcriptional regulator — encoded protein: MPPKPVTPETARRRRRPTKAGTVLTHDMIVATALRMLAEHGAEGLSARRLGLALGADPSAVYRYFAGMDDLVLAIADELIHQALTDWEPTGRWQADLRALGTGIHRAYLAHPQAAQLTANRVSGRTHEIAADETILGILHGAGFRGPAAARIYHAFIDQTLAFAALDAASLALPEAAREADERQWQATYARLPATTHPHIAAAAPLLVARMNDSAYPAALDLLLAGAAAELEA
- a CDS encoding MFS transporter: MNVDKSAGLSPGGTRLDPRAWTALILLCAANFMVILDSQAVILAAPTIARSLKMTPGAAQWVISANLITFGGLLLLGGRAADLLGRRRLFLIGTALYLAVSLLSGFASNGDVLITARALHGVATAMMAPTALSILTTMFPEGRGRTKALAAWQGIAGLGATAALIIGGELVSHFGWRWIFLMNVPVGVAMLVAGPLLLTESRDLSAGRRYDLAGALTSTSALLLIVYAVTKAPDNGWTGSKTLGMFGGAVALFVLFAIIESRVDSPLVPLRILRSGSLVGGNLATVAMGMGVWGLSLCAAEYAQGGLGYTTLQYGVKGSPLPAMALVAAFAGQRLIGRFGPRRVTAVCSVLLIGGSLLLVHAVENGGGYGSVFAGLAVFGAGLGLATTACSTAALSGIARRDAGLASGFNAAAFQIGGSFGIATVTTVIVSHSVGASQQAAMTAGFKAGFVATAYFGAAALALALVVMPGRRRSREAEQAAMAAAAAQDSGAVPVDI
- a CDS encoding GNAT family N-acetyltransferase codes for the protein MSLPAPSLPTDRLLLRAFDDTDADALYALHSDAFVLRYWDSPPWSEPGRAEKFLAGCRQMAQEGTGARLAVERLADGAFLGWCSLSGWNPDFRSAALGYCYNAAAWGHGYATEAARALLGWAFDTLDLNRVQSETDTRNVASARVLEKLGFVREGTLREDCVVNGDVSDSWVYGLLRREWRG
- a CDS encoding anion permease, with protein sequence MTGNSVLLALVVATALGFDFTNGFHDTGNAMATSIATGALPPRVAVAVSSVLNLVGAFLSFSVAATIASGLVQTHLVTLPMVFAGLAGGILWNLATWYLGLPSSSSHALIGGVVGASLAAAGGHAVQWHGITSKVILPAILSPVIAGMIAAVGTFLVYRITRGVPDGLRGRGFRLGQIGSASMVSLAHGTNDAQKTMGIITLALIANGSLGAHAKAPVWVIVSCALAISLGTYVGGWRVIRTLGKGLVEIESPQGMAAESASAAVILLSSSFGYSLSTTHVATGSILGSGVGKTGAEVRWSVAGRMAVAWVLTLPAAGLVGAVAYATSHGIGGTAGTSTIFVVLAACVTGIYLASRRTAVTASNVNSQWSGSVVPAGPVPAGAAA